A genomic window from Glycine max cultivar Williams 82 chromosome 17, Glycine_max_v4.0, whole genome shotgun sequence includes:
- the LOC100805360 gene encoding WRKY transcription factor 72A, producing MEIASERSGDGSSGLKEENSVGDDDGRHKQEIIVEEPLVANTERSILEAGPSTSPNKKEDEVDDQLETAKAEMGVVREENQRLKMCLNKIMNEYRTLEMQFQDILKQQGTKKNVDKGKADSHEEILEESDLVSLCLGRVPTINARSDEKIKVSNKPLKDDEGFNNEELTLGLECKFETSKSGSTTEALPNNIPSPENSCEVPKEEGGESKEALKTMRDSTEDEVAQQNPTKKPRVCVRARCDTPTMNDGCQWRKYGQKISKGNPCPRAYYRCTIAPSCPVRKQVQRCADDKSILITTYEGTHNHSLPPTATAMASTTSAAASMLLSGSSTSNSNSASIPSATPTNLHGLNFYLSEGSKPRQLYLSNPALSSSPSHPTITLDLTTSHPAASSSSSSPFFRFNSNYNNNNQPRYPSSSSSLSFSSNNSSQIANAISWSNGFLNHNNRDILSSVNFGRQQQMENVYQSYMQKNNSNNNNNNTSLVPQADTISAATKVITADPTFQSALAAALSSFIGGGGVGNTRGSQGCNFGESLSLGQKMKWGEVFPVSEKGCASSFVNKTPVANTQTESLMFLPPSSLPFSSTTKSASASPADNSNTTIN from the exons ATGGAGATTGCTTCGGAGAGATCTGGTGATGGATCTAGCGGACTCAAGGAAGAAAATAGTGTTGGTGATGATGATGGTCGTCATAAACAAGAGATTATTGTCGAG GAACCACTCGTGGCTAATACCGAAAGATCCATACTAGAGGCTGGACCTAGCACATCCCCAAACAAAAAGGAAGACGAg GTTGATGATCAGCTTGAGACTGCTAAAGCTGAAATGGGTGTGGTGAGAGAAGAAAATCAACGGCTAAAGATGTGTTTGAACAAAATAATGAATGAATATCGGACACTAGAGATGCAATTTCAAGATATACTAAAGCAACAAGGGACAAAAAAGAACGTTGATAAAGGAAAGGCTGATAGCCATGAAGAAATATTAGAGGAATCGGATCTTGTTTCCCTCTGCCTTGGAAGAGTTCCTACCATTAATGCAAGaagtgatgagaaaatcaaagTTTCTAATAAGCCATTGAAGGATGATGAAGGGTTTAATAACGAAGAGTTGACTCTTGGACTAGAGTGCAAATTTGAAACATCAAAGTCAGGAAGCACGACTGAAGCTTTGCCTAATAATATTCCAAGCCCAGAAAATAGTTGTGAAGTACCAAAGGAAGAAGGTGGGGAGAGTAAGGAGGCACTCAAGACTATGAGAGACAGTACAGAGGATGAAGTTGCTCAGCAAAATCCTACAAAGAAACCTCGAGTTTGTGTTAGAGCAAGATGTGACACTCCAACA ATGAATGACGGATGCCAATGGAGGAAATAtggacaaaagatttcaaaggggAATCCTTGCCCTCGAGCTTACTATCGTTGCACAATTGCACCGTCATGCCCAGTTAGAAAACAG gtGCAAAGATGTGCTGATGACAAGTCGATTTTAATCACCACCTACGAAGGGACCCACAACCACTCTCTTCCACCAACAGCCACTGCCATGGCATCCACAACTTCCGCAGCTGCCTCCATGCTCTTGTCTGGTTCATCAACCTCTAACTCTAACTCCGCCTCAATACCTTCAGCAACCCCCACAAATCTCCACGGCCTCAACTTCTATCTCTCTGAAGGTTCAAAGCCAAGACAACTATACCTATCCAACCCTGCACTATCGTCTTCACCTTCACATCCAACCATAACTCTAGACCTCACTACTTCACACCCTGCAGCATCTTCCTCCtcatcatcaccctttttcagatTCAATTCaaactacaacaacaacaaccaaccCAGATACCCTTCTTCCTCATCAAGCCTAAGCTTCAGTAGTAATAATTCCTCCCAAATTGCCAATGCTATATCTTGGAGCAACGGCTTCTTAAACCACAATAATAGGGACATCCTTAGTAGTGTGAACTTTGGAAGACAACAACAAATGGAGAACGTGTACCAATCCTACATGCAAAagaacaacagcaacaacaacaacaacaacacaagcCTTGTTCCTCAAGCTGATACTATCTCTGCAGCAACGAAAGTGATCACAGCGGACCCCACTTTTCAGTCAGCTTTGGCAGCAGCACTTTCTTCGTTTATTGGTGGCGGTGGTGTTGGAAACACGCGAGGAAGTCAAGGTTGTAATTTCGGAGAAAGTTTGAGTTTGGGTCAGAAAATGAAATGGGGTGAGGTGTTTCCAGTGTCGGAGAAAGGTTGTGCATCGAGCTTCGTGAACAAAACGCCGGTAGCGAATACACAGACGGAAAGTTTGATGTTTCTGCCGCCGTCGTCTTTGCCGTTTTCTTCTACCACCAAAAGTGCATCTGCATCTCCTGCTGATAATAGCAACACCACCATCAATTGA
- the LOC100305873 gene encoding ubiquiting-conjugating enzyme E2, which produces MSTPARKRLMRDFKRLQQDPPAGISGAPQDNNIMLWNAVIFGPDDTPWDGGTFKLILQFTEDYPNKPPTVRFVSRMFHPNIYADGSICLDILQNQWSPIYDVAAILTSIQSLLCDPNPNSPANSEAARMFSENKREYNRRVREIVEQSWTAD; this is translated from the exons ATGTCGACTCCTGCTAGGAAGAGGCTCATGAGAGATTTCAAGAGGCTGCAACAAGACCCTCCTGCAGGAATCAGTGGCGCCCCTCAGGATAACAACATCATGCTGTGGAATGCTGTCATATTTGG TCCTGATGATACTCCATGGGATGGAG GCACGTTTAAGTTGATTCTTCAATTTACTGAGGATTATCCAAACAAGCCACCAACTGTACGATTTGTCTCTCGAATGTTTCACCCAAACA TTTATGCGGATGGAAGTATTTGTTTGGATATATTACAAAACCAGTGGAGTCCTATATATGATGTAGCTGCTATACTCACTTCTATCCAG TCATTGCTTTGTGATCCCAACCCAAATTCTCCTGCAAACTCAGAAGCAGCTCGAATGTTTAGTGAGAACAAGCGGGAGTACAATCGAAGAGTTAGAGAAATTGTGGAGCAAAGTTGGACAGCTGACTAA